Within the Corynebacterium sp. sy039 genome, the region ATGGAACTTCATAATTTCTCCTTAATTATTTTTCTTTCGGTTCAATAGGATGAACAAAACAAGAGCACCCACCACAACTGCAATGGCAATCCCAATAACCAACCCTAGAGGAAAACCAGATTTCTCTGCCGACGCCTGAGCCGTTTGTGAGACTGGACCAGAGTTTTGGGTAGTCGTCGCAGGTACGCTAGATGCAGAGTTGTTTTCTTGGCGCTGTTGTTCACCAGCTACAGTAAAAGTAGTCTTACCTCGTGTGGCGTGACCATCCGAGGATGTAATTTGGAAACCAATGTTATATTTACCAGTTCCCTTTTCGATATCCGCAGGTAAATCTAACACTATAGATTGACCACTCACCACTGGAGCACCAGAATATATAACTTTCCCATTACTATCGCTAAGCGCAATAGTGTTAAATCCTTCTCGGGGAGTACCAGAAAAATCAAGGCGCAAAGTAGTTGGAAACTCTGACACAATTTCCTCATTAGCAGGACTGCCACCTACAACAGCATCATGAGCATAAGCACTAGGAACATTGACCAAAGATGCCACAGACAAAAACATAAAAACAACAGAACATAGCGCAGCCATGAATGGTTTTACCCTTAATACGCCTGAAATATGCCTTATACTTTCATGTTTCTTCTGCATAGCTAACTTTTACTTACCTTTCAGAAATTAAATACTCACCACTTTGCATGGTACGCATTGACAGGGAAAAAACCTATTCATTGTTGAGTGCGATAAGACACCTTCCACAAAGCACTTCCGCATCCGACAATGCAGTATGGTCACATACTCATAAGTCATCCATATAATAAGTCGTTACAAAGTACCCAATAGTTCCAACAAGAACAGAAAAATTAGCGCAACCCTACGGTTTCATCTGCTTCCCTATGTTCACACTAGCCATAACAGCCGAAAGCATAATGACCACAATCAGATAGCATACTAACCCTACCGGCAGGGGCGGGATACCTACTTGTATAAACCCGAAGGTAGAGATCATCATGGAGTAGGAAATAACTCCGAAAATAAAGGCGACTGCCAATGCTAAGACCGCTGGCAGAATATTACTAAAGAAACGTACACGCGCTATTTTCTTTGCACTCATACCCATGACGGATAATTGCTCAAGCAATGGGGTATAGAGTTTCTGTCTCCCCAGCAAAAGACCAAAAACGCAGACTGAACAGCCTAAAATAACAGAAGCGAATAAGGGGATAAACTCCGCTGTTCCGGTACCGTGAGGCCCGTAAAATATTTTTTCGGGGATATTCTGCGCCAATTCTTGCGCTTGTATGATGCGATAATCTTCTTGTGGCACAAGAGTTTCTATCGTGGTTGTGTCTGCGTCATCTGTGAGTACGACGATAGAACCGATACGTGAACCATCATAAGTGTGTGCACGGGAACTTTTTTCTACGGCCGCCCAAGGAACTAGCCACGGCTCGGTAAAGGGTGAAACGATCGTTGTAATATCCTGAGGTTCATGCAGAAAAGCACTGGTAACTGTGGGTGTGCTTCCCACCAGCACATAATCCGTAGCTTCTGAATCTTGTGCAGGATGATAATCGTGCGGGTTGGTACTATCAGATTCCATATCTGCTTCACGAAGGGCATACGCCCAACTGAGCACGCCAGCACAATGGGGTCCGATCGTGTTGCATAGTTTTTCTGCCTGGCTTGGTGCTATAAATGTGGCGTTTTTATCTTGTATAAGATTAATATTTTTTACCCGAGCTGCTGTTGCGATGCGTGCGCCTTCGATAGAGGCATCGTTACTCACAAAAAGAGCAAGGGGTGCGCAAATAAAAAGGATTAACAAAGATAGTATTCCTACCGCTGGAATCAATCTGATTTGCCTCGAAGCAAGGCTTAATGCTGACCAACTAAATATTTTTCTTGATGTTTCTTCTATTGCTTTAGTGCTCACAACCAGGATAAAAAGAGCTGAGGCGGCAAGTAATAAAGGTGCAAAGATAATAAGCAATGATGGGATACCGGAATCTCCAGCAAACATAGAGAAGATCCCTGCTATCAGCACAGCGCCAAGGCAACACGCGCTAACAATGATGTGACGTGTACGGGGAGCAGCAATGATTTTTTGTCCAGCGCCCACCCGCACCCCAAGTTCTTTCCTCAGCGCTCGACGCACTGCCCAGCAGGAGAATGCCGCAATAAGTAGGAAAACAATTAATCCGTTGACATATGGAGAACCTAAAACTTCTGGTACGCTGCCACCAAGATTCCCATATAAAGTAGCTACTAATACTGTGAGTATCGGCCGTGCTAGCAGACTCGATAGGATTGCTACTGCGCAGGCGCCCAGCAACGCTTCCTTGTATATATTTCTGCGGATATAACGGGCAGGAACACCCATGAGATAGAGAGAATTGTATTCTCCTATCCGTGCAGTAATTGCGTGCCGTATGGTTGTAGATACACCAAAATAAAATGGAAAGAATGAAAATATAACAGAGTAGGTCATTCCTGCCGACATATCCGGGGCAGCTTCTGTGGATAGCAGTACAGAAAACATCGCGCCAAGCATCAGCCCCACAATAAGCTGCACCACAATGACGGGAATCAGGGAGCGAATATGGCGGGAACGAATCTTCGTTAATGCGTTGCGATACATTGACGATCACGCACCCAACTCAAGCTCGGTATCCACGATAGTACTTATTGACGGGTCATGTGATACGACTACTGCAACTGCTTTGTGAGTGGTGACGTATTCTCGTATTTCTTTAAGAACAATAGACACGTTCTCAGGGTCTAGTGCGCTAGTAGGTTCATCGCAGAGCAATAATGCTGGTTGAACAGCTAATGCTCTGGCAAGCGCTGCACGTTGGCGTTGCCCTCCAGAGACTTCGCGTGGGAGCGCATTGGCTACGTGTTCTAAACCAAAACGTTTCAGCAAGACATTGCCCTGATGTTTCATATCCGTGTTGGCTCTAGCAATGTCGATGGCTAATTCAATATTTTCTTGAAGGGTAAGAACTTCTACTAAGTCACTATTTTGGAAAACTATCCCCATGTGCTGGGCTCTTAGCTCAGCAGCATCACGAAACTTGGGCTTTGCCCCCCCCTATTACGGCACCATTAAAAGTAATACTTCCACTTAGTGGGTTCCGTAGCAGTGCCAACATTTCCAATAAGGTAGATTTACCGCATCCCGATGGGCCTTTAAGCCACATAACAGAACCATTATCTACATGGAAATTTAGCTTATGAAACAACCATTCGGAGCGTTTGCCATATCTAAAAGATAAATTAGAAACATCAAGAGCCATGAGAACATTATGTATCTATATCTCATGGCTCGCCACTGGGACAGAAGGTGAAGTTACCACTCCACTACTAATTTCCCCATAACTTTTCCATTAAGAAGATCAGCAAGAGAGTCTTCCAACTGCGCCACGGGACGCACCTCATAAGGAATCCGAATAGCGCCTTCTGCAACTTGTTCTACTGCCCATTCCATAGCTGCATGTGCACGTTCAGTATCTTCCATGATCCATAGACCTACGTTAAAACCGATAACAGTTTTATTCTCGAACCAGAATTTTAAGGAATCAAACTGTTGTGCTTCCTTGCCAGAACTATTACCTACTTTTATAACGCGCCCACCACTGCGCAGTTTCTCGAAACTAGATGTGGTTGCCTGAGCACCAACAGAATCAATGACGACATCATAAAAATCTTCAGGAATATCAGATAAAGCGTGACGATAATATACATCGTGGTAGCCCATATCTTTAGCCAAGATTGCTTTTTCATCATTTCCCACAACAGCATCAATATGCTTCGCATCTAACATACTGGCTATTTGCCCAAACTGTGTTCCTAGTCCTCCCACTCCCGCATGAACTAGCACACGCTCAAAACGCCCGATTGTTCGCGCAATAGAAAGACTTTCCTTTGCGGTAACCGTATTAACGAGAGAAATAGCGCCCATTCCTGCAGGCATTCGTTCATCAATTTTTACCACGAAATCAGAATGAGTAACCAAAACAGTAGCTAATCCAGCACCAAAGCACATTGCAGCAACCCTGTCGCCTTCTTGGAGGTTTGTGACAGCAGCCCCAACTGTGCGTATAAATCCTTCTACTTCTAAACCAGGTGTATGCCCTTGCATATCGCCCATCACACCGGAAAATTGCAGAGCGTCGATAAGCCCCAAACCACTGTGGGTTACCTGTATTTCAACATCACGCTCCCCCAAAGCACTGGGCTGTGCTTCCTCCAGCACTAATTCCGATACCCCTGCACGGTTGTTAATCATGTATTTTTTCATTTTTCATTCCTTAGCATTTATGAAATTTTTACGTATTGTTTGGACTGACAGTAAGACCATAAGGTTTAGTACAGACACCACGTTCAGATAGCTTCTCTAGAGTTTTCTTATGTGCATATGCTGACGTAGCAACACAACCATCGGCAGGAACCCACACCTGATAACCATGCTGTATTGCGTCTAGAGCAGTAGCAGCGATGGCATAATCTGTCGCAATTCCCACTGTGATAAAACTGCGCACGTCATGCTCAGAGAGATAGTGATGTAAACGTGTTCCCTGGAAAGCGCTTATCCCGTACTTGATCAGTAGTGCTTCATCATCTGCTTTTCTTATACTCAAACCCGCACGGCCGTCTAAACCACCATCGCTACCATCGGCTCTCAGGAAAGCAATCCATACAACAGGTTTATTCGGGTATAGCTCACGCCATTTTTCCACCATATTTTCAATCTTGTGAGCAAGTTTCTGACCCGTTACAGGAAATAAATCTAAAGAGACGATCCATTCTTGAACATCAATGACTACCAGAGCATCCACACCGTTCATTTCTTGAATAGCTTGGTGTTCAAGACTTTCAGTGCACATTTTTAGTATCTGCTTTCTTGTGGCAGTGGTACAGCCGTTATTTCTGCGATTTCTTGGTTGGATAGCGTCAATTTTTCCGCTTCCATATTCTGCCGAACATGCTCAATTTTCCGACTTCCAGGAATCGCATACACGTTCTCTCCTTGGGCATATACCCAGGCAAGAGCTACCTGTGAAGGGTGCGCACCGTGACGTTGCGCAATAGAGGTTAAGGTATCAACAATGTTTTGGTTACGCTTTCTGGCTTCATCTTGAAAACGTGGCATCCACTGGCGAAAATCATTCTTCTTCAGGGTGGAGACATCCAGTTTTCCAGTCAGAAACCCTCGCCCTAGCGGTGAAAAAGCAACAAACTTAATATCATTAGCTGCACATAATTCCATCACGCTCAGAGTATTGGACTCATAAGACTTAGTAAGAGAAACAGATTCAGTAGAGTCAGCGGATACCGCACCCGATGTCTCAGTTTCCGAACCCTTCAACGGATCACGAGTCCATACAGAAAGCTCAGATTGAACCACATCAATTTTCACAACATCAAGAGCACGCGATAGCGTCTGAGCATCTGGCTCGCTCACACCAATCGCACCTATTTTCCCCTGTTGCTGTGCCCTAGCCAGAGCTGTCATTGTTTCCTCAATAGGAGTGTTCGGATCAACTCTATGGAGGTAATAAAGCTCTATATGATCCCTACCTAAACGTTTTAATGAGTTGTCGATCGCAGCGGATATATATTCTGGTGCACCATTAAGATGCATGGATAGTGGTTCCATAGAATCAACGATTATCCCACCTTTGGTGGCGATGCATACGTCGTGCAGCCCTTCTAAGGCACGTGACAACAAGGTTTCATTGTGACCGCTGCCATACATATCGCTGGTATCGAAATGTCGAACGCCGGCGTCGTATGCCTGACGAATGCTACGGATAGAGTGTTCATCATCCAGCTGACCTGGCAAGCTGTAACCCCAGCTGTACCCCATGCAACCTAAACCTGCACGGTGAGCGAAAAAATTTTTCTGAAGCATAGCAGCTCCTTCGGTTGAAACGCACGATAGCTTTTATGCAAAATGCAATATATATATGCAGCTTTTTTGCTTTCGTCAAGTGCACAGACTGTTTCTCTCCCCCCCTGGATTAGCCCTCTACCTTGAGCTAGTGTGAAACACACCCTTGTACTTTTAGTGACCGAAGGATGAAAATTGTGAACACTGTAATTTCTTATTGCGCGCTAGTCAATGAATTAATGTAGGGCACTAAATGGGTTCATCGGTTTCAGTTCTGCCCAATAAATATATTGAGGTGGAAACGGGAATCGAACCCGTGTACACGGTTTTGCAGACCGTTGCCTCGCCACTCGGCCATTCCACCGCAGCGTGTTAATACTATCAGCGTACTAAACGCTTGGAGCGGATGACGAGACTCGAACTCGCGACCCTCACCTTGGCAAGGTGATGCGCTACCAACTGCGCTACATCCGCAAAAGGGCTATTAACAACCCTGGTGCGCATTACTGGGATTGAACCAGTGACCTCTTCCGTGTCAGGGAAGCGCTCTCCCACTGAGCTAAACGCGCATTAGTTTACATAGAACCTATATAAACATCAGAGCGGATGACGAGACTCGAACTCGCGACCCTCACCTTGGCAAGGTGATGCGCTACCAACTGCGCTACATCCGCTTTGCAAAACATTATGTCGTGCGTGAAAAACATTAGTGCCAACTATCCATCTTTACAAATCGCCTGGTTATCAGTATGTTTTTAAGCTACAAAGATGTAATACTCCACGCAAAGTTACTAGAATTTTTACATGCCATAACTATCGCCGATTAAAGAAACTTACTTTCCATGTCATTATCCCCCATATCCAACACACAAAACGAGGCTGCAAGCATAGACGCGTTACTAGGATCTAATACCCCTACCCATCCCTATGAACTCAGAGCAATCGCAGTGTCTACAATCAATGGGCGTGCTAGCATTGCCGGATCCTCGCAAAGTTTAGGCAATGCCACAGATACCCAATTATTACTTAGCCTGCGCACCTGGGCTGATGTTGTTATTGTCGGGGCAGGAACTATACGCGCGGAGAACTATGGCGGTATCCAAGCACACAGGAAAACTGATACTCCTGCTCCTTTTGCGGTTCTGAGCAATAGCGGTGTGTTTGATTTTGATAGCAAGTTCGTCCATTCCTACACCACTGCACCCATTTTTTTACTCAGCAAAAATAATCCAGCGAACATAGCACAGGCTCAAAAACTTAAACAACGTGGCTTAGAGGTACACAGGATAGATACGCATAATCCGCGGGAGATCATCGCAACACTACGACAACGTGGTTTTCGGAAAATGGTCTGCGAAGGTGGACCAAGCATTTATTCTTTATTCGCTGCACATAATTGCATAGATAAGTTCTATCTCACGCTTGATCCATGCATAAGCTCAGACGCCACTATGCTTTTTCCACCTTTATACACAGCAACCAGCGCTTCCTCTGCGCCCAGTACACGCATCTCTTTCGCGTTAGAACACTATCAAGCTACTTCAGACGGAATACTATTTTTGCGCTATAAAAAGATCTAGAAATTTTATTACTTTCGAGCGTATCGCACTCCCTACGTCGCAGCACTATGGTAGCGTCTGCCTAGTGGTAGAAGCTCTTAGAAAACGTCTTAGTACAGTGTGGGTCAGTCAAAGCCGAGCTACAACAACGCTAACAACACTGCCCTTAGATACCTCAAAGTTCGATGTCATAGGCAATGCAGCGCTATGGCCTATTGCCATATTCACCCTACTTCATCGCTATTTCATCCTCTGCGTCAATGGGAACACCACCGATGACTTCTCTACTGTCTACAATGCCGTACGACGCAGCATAGAAGGCGTTGCGGTCTATTCCGAGAACTACTATTTTGTTGATCCACATTATCTCTATAATCCAGGTGCTACCCTACTGTTAACACCGGTTGCATTACTAAGCGACGCTTCACTGGCACGTTTGCTGTTCATCTTGGTGAATATGCTCGCCATCATTTTTGCCATTGGGTTTCTCCTTAAGAGTTTTGCAGGCTATCGCCTCTCGTCCCTTTTCTTCCCAGCAGCTCTCATTGTTGCTTTTCATACCGAAGCAGTACGTAACACCATTGTTTTTGGCAATATCAATGGCATACTTTTGCTCGCACTAACTACATTTTTGTGGGCGCAGTGGAAAAACAAGGAAATCATTGCAGGCATTATTATCGGACTAGCAATCCTTGTTAAACCCTTATTCCTGCCGTTGCTTTTCATTCCTTTTATCAAGGTGCAGTGGAAAACCATTGTGCTCGGTATTGCAGTACCCGTCCTGATGAACCTGATTGCTTGGAATATCATCCCACAGGCAGGAGACTATCTCAGCATTGTTACTCCATATTTAGGGGAAGTACGCAATTATGCCAATTCATCTTTAGCAGGTGTGTTCGTGTATTTTGGATTCCCAGAATGGATACACAAAATCGCCTTTGCGTTCTTTGCGCTTGTCATTATCGCAGGGCTATTCTTCTTGTTACGCATTCGGGAAAAGCAACCACTTGAGTGGGCTATCTATACAACTAGTTT harbors:
- a CDS encoding copper resistance CopC family protein; its protein translation is MQKKHESIRHISGVLRVKPFMAALCSVVFMFLSVASLVNVPSAYAHDAVVGGSPANEEIVSEFPTTLRLDFSGTPREGFNTIALSDSNGKVIYSGAPVVSGQSIVLDLPADIEKGTGKYNIGFQITSSDGHATRGKTTFTVAGEQQRQENNSASSVPATTTQNSGPVSQTAQASAEKSGFPLGLVIGIAIAVVVGALVLFILLNRKKNN
- a CDS encoding FtsX-like permease family protein, whose product is MYRNALTKIRSRHIRSLIPVIVVQLIVGLMLGAMFSVLLSTEAAPDMSAGMTYSVIFSFFPFYFGVSTTIRHAITARIGEYNSLYLMGVPARYIRRNIYKEALLGACAVAILSSLLARPILTVLVATLYGNLGGSVPEVLGSPYVNGLIVFLLIAAFSCWAVRRALRKELGVRVGAGQKIIAAPRTRHIIVSACCLGAVLIAGIFSMFAGDSGIPSLLIIFAPLLLAASALFILVVSTKAIEETSRKIFSWSALSLASRQIRLIPAVGILSLLILFICAPLALFVSNDASIEGARIATAARVKNINLIQDKNATFIAPSQAEKLCNTIGPHCAGVLSWAYALREADMESDSTNPHDYHPAQDSEATDYVLVGSTPTVTSAFLHEPQDITTIVSPFTEPWLVPWAAVEKSSRAHTYDGSRIGSIVVLTDDADTTTIETLVPQEDYRIIQAQELAQNIPEKIFYGPHGTGTAEFIPLFASVILGCSVCVFGLLLGRQKLYTPLLEQLSVMGMSAKKIARVRFFSNILPAVLALAVAFIFGVISYSMMISTFGFIQVGIPPLPVGLVCYLIVVIMLSAVMASVNIGKQMKP
- a CDS encoding ATP-binding cassette domain-containing protein, whose protein sequence is MALDVSNLSFRYGKRSEWLFHKLNFHVDNGSVMWLKGPSGCGKSTLLEMLALLRNPLSGSITFNGAVIGGGKAQVS
- a CDS encoding zinc-binding dehydrogenase translates to MKKYMINNRAGVSELVLEEAQPSALGERDVEIQVTHSGLGLIDALQFSGVMGDMQGHTPGLEVEGFIRTVGAAVTNLQEGDRVAAMCFGAGLATVLVTHSDFVVKIDERMPAGMGAISLVNTVTAKESLSIARTIGRFERVLVHAGVGGLGTQFGQIASMLDAKHIDAVVGNDEKAILAKDMGYHDVYYRHALSDIPEDFYDVVIDSVGAQATTSSFEKLRSGGRVIKVGNSSGKEAQQFDSLKFWFENKTVIGFNVGLWIMEDTERAHAAMEWAVEQVAEGAIRIPYEVRPVAQLEDSLADLLNGKVMGKLVVEW
- a CDS encoding cysteine hydrolase family protein yields the protein MCTESLEHQAIQEMNGVDALVVIDVQEWIVSLDLFPVTGQKLAHKIENMVEKWRELYPNKPVVWIAFLRADGSDGGLDGRAGLSIRKADDEALLIKYGISAFQGTRLHHYLSEHDVRSFITVGIATDYAIAATALDAIQHGYQVWVPADGCVATSAYAHKKTLEKLSERGVCTKPYGLTVSPNNT
- a CDS encoding aldo/keto reductase; protein product: MLQKNFFAHRAGLGCMGYSWGYSLPGQLDDEHSIRSIRQAYDAGVRHFDTSDMYGSGHNETLLSRALEGLHDVCIATKGGIIVDSMEPLSMHLNGAPEYISAAIDNSLKRLGRDHIELYYLHRVDPNTPIEETMTALARAQQQGKIGAIGVSEPDAQTLSRALDVVKIDVVQSELSVWTRDPLKGSETETSGAVSADSTESVSLTKSYESNTLSVMELCAANDIKFVAFSPLGRGFLTGKLDVSTLKKNDFRQWMPRFQDEARKRNQNIVDTLTSIAQRHGAHPSQVALAWVYAQGENVYAIPGSRKIEHVRQNMEAEKLTLSNQEIAEITAVPLPQESRY
- a CDS encoding dihydrofolate reductase family protein → MSTINGRASIAGSSQSLGNATDTQLLLSLRTWADVVIVGAGTIRAENYGGIQAHRKTDTPAPFAVLSNSGVFDFDSKFVHSYTTAPIFLLSKNNPANIAQAQKLKQRGLEVHRIDTHNPREIIATLRQRGFRKMVCEGGPSIYSLFAAHNCIDKFYLTLDPCISSDATMLFPPLYTATSASSAPSTRISFALEHYQATSDGILFLRYKKI
- a CDS encoding glycosyltransferase family 87 protein, with protein sequence MVEALRKRLSTVWVSQSRATTTLTTLPLDTSKFDVIGNAALWPIAIFTLLHRYFILCVNGNTTDDFSTVYNAVRRSIEGVAVYSENYYFVDPHYLYNPGATLLLTPVALLSDASLARLLFILVNMLAIIFAIGFLLKSFAGYRLSSLFFPAALIVAFHTEAVRNTIVFGNINGILLLALTTFLWAQWKNKEIIAGIIIGLAILVKPLFLPLLFIPFIKVQWKTIVLGIAVPVLMNLIAWNIIPQAGDYLSIVTPYLGEVRNYANSSLAGVFVYFGFPEWIHKIAFAFFALVIIAGLFFLLRIREKQPLEWAIYTTSLLLTGVFLLSSLGQMYYSLFLFPLVFTIAKKGSIVANPVAWIAFYLCLSADLWESDEWFNFGHWFVTVQATLAWALLIIVISITAIYWYYSENPTMKKGSKETHDQVPIS